The following are encoded together in the Oryzias melastigma strain HK-1 linkage group LG17, ASM292280v2, whole genome shotgun sequence genome:
- the LOC112147583 gene encoding collectin-12 produces the protein MKDEFAEEEDVQSFGYKRFGIQEGAECTKCKNDWVLRAAIALLYVLCALLTIAVAVLGYKVVQKMENVTEGMQDYGGKINAVETDLKKLDYQTGEKSINATNNIKTFKSNLEALQSQLQNISVRATSNSHVLEELLKAGDTTQDGHVSLQSFMEGNTASLRGINQTLASYSNTIDHLQLDTALLQTEMQGQVEIQGKTQVSISALNISGALQWNLLSTLQKTVEDTGQAVEKLKNNYQVLQQTASNAQNKAVWLQEKVKYLQVLAANNSALSRSNGETLDDIGAQLSTLTGQIQNASILSEGRDQTLRELMDHQRDHYNATSMKFDQMEARLDRHESEMKDITANVTFAGNILGTIMSNLNDLRSCAETVIKHTDLLAALNNSLDEAKADGVGLQAQQDELLTRLDKEVRNLSMVMEEMKVVDSMHSQLITNFTILRGPPGPPGPKGARGLHGLIGHLGPKGEKGDQGVIGMVGPKGDKGLMGPQGSVGPKGLRGIPGFPGSKGSRGPGGRPGSPGDKGDPGEPGLPGKDGPPGLLGQQGPPGPSGLPGPAGLEGPRGLSGPIGPPGPPGLPGLPAPISPVSVQPQDPPHVIKPSEPTPATVPTEKTQTSVSQEAQVPSKVPLVSTKKSGCPDGYLRFRNSCYFFSSGSQRLNFNEAKLFCTNISSHMVIINNEEEQQFVKTVVAKRGYFWLGLTDLEEENVWKWVDGTKPEYTMWKPGQPDNWTHGHENGEDCAGLIHFAYWNDFYCTDRIGYICERPADDKGPTGDAYREKQPSAMPLFTTNPFDQDVEKATSEMNTAEDWGLILDICDKIGQSRTGPKECLRSVMRRVNHKDPHVAMQALTLLGACVSNCGKIFHLEVCSREFASEVSNVLNKGHPKVCEKLKALMVEWAEDFRNDPQLSLISAMIKNLREQGVTFPIVGSQAAEQAKASPALVAKDPSTSTNKKEEEDLAKAIELSLKEQRQQPQASLASLYPNASSLVSSHKSDGRKVRAIYDFEAAEDNELTFKSGEIITILDDSDPNWWKGETYQGIGLFPSNFVTADLSAEPEMMKTEKKSVQFSEEIQVETIEPEQEPVFIDEDKMDQLLQMIQSADPTDNQSDSVELLQLEGACNQMGPLIDQKLEDIDRKHSELSELNVKVMEALSLYAKLMNEDPVYTMYAKLQTQQYYMQQQQPASATQQVYPGQPPSGSYAMSSGYAVPLEQLPAGAPVPAQPGPGDVHMYMGQPPVYTAAPGSMAPPDVQTYPIPAGGSGPAPAGMTHAGSYSGPPASSIAPPADMPQGPYSEKALL, from the exons GAATCCAGGAGGGAGCGGAGTGCACCAAGTGTAAGAATGACTGGGTTTTGAGGGCGGCCATTGCGCTCCTGTACGTGCTGTGCGCCCTGCTCACTATAGCGGTGGCGGTCCTCGGATACAAAG TGGTCCAGAAGATGGAGAACGTCACAGAAGGCATGCAAGATTATGGAGGCAAGATCAACGCTGTGGAGACAGACTTAAAGAAACTAG ATTATCAGACAGGAGAGAAATCAATAAATGCCACCAATAACATCAAAACCTTCAAGTCAAATCTGGAGGCATTACAAAGCCAACTGCAGAACATTTCTGTCAGAGCGACCAGCAACAGTCACGTGTTGGAAGAACTTTTAAAAGCAGGAGACACAACACAAGACGGCCACGTCTCCCTGCAGAGTTTCATGGAGGGCAACACGGCGTCGCTGCGAGGGATCAATCAGACGCTGGCCTCCTACAGCAACACGATCGATCACCTCCAATTAGACACCGCTTTGCTCCAGACGGAGATGCAGGGTCAAGTGGAAATCCAGGGGAAAACCCAGGTCAGCATCAGTGCGCTGAATATCTCCGGGGCGCTTCAGTGGAACCTCCTGAGTACTCTGCAGAAGACGGTGGAAGACACGGGGCAGGCAGTCGAGAAGCTGAAGAATAACTACCAAGTCCTGCAGCAGACGGCCTCAAACGCACAGAACAAAGCGGTGTGGCTCCAGGAAAAAGTCAAATACCTTCAGGTCTTGGCAGCCAACAACTCAGCTTTGTCCAGATCCAACGGAGAAACTCTGGACGATATCGGAGCTCAGCTAAGTACTCTCACAGGCCAAATCCAAAACGCCTCAATTCTCTCTGAGGGGCGTGACCAGACCCTGCGAGAGCTGATGGACCACCAGAGAGACCATTACAACGCCACCTCCATGAAGTTTGATCAAATGGAAGCGCGGTTGGACAGACATGAGAGTGAAATGAAAGACATAACCGCAAATGTCACCTTTGCTGGGAACATCCTCGGGACCATCATGTCCAACCTGAACGACCTGAGGTCTTGTGCCGAAACCGTAATCAAACACACAGACCTGCTGGCGGCGCTCAATAACAGCCTGGACGAGGCGAAGGCCGACGGTGTGGGGCTGCAAGCCCAGCAGGATGAGCTGCTGACCAGACTGGACAAAGAGGTCAGAAACCTCTCCATGGTGATGGAGGAGATGAAGGTGGTGGACAGCATGCACTCGCAGCTCATCACCAACTTCACCATCCTGCGCG GTCCTCCAGGTCCACCAGGCCCAAAGGGTGCTAGAGGTCTCCATGGTTTGATAGGCCACCTTGGACCAAAAGGTGAGAAAGGAGACCAAGGGGTCATTGGGATGGTGGGTCCCAAAGGAGACAAAGGACTTATGGGACCACAAGGTTCGGTGGGTCCAAAAGGTTTGCGAGGGATTCCAGGGTTCCCAGGAAGTAAAGGATCAAGGGGTCCTGGAGGTCGACCTGGAAGCCCTGGGGATAAAGGTGATCCTGGGGAGCCTGGTCTTCCTGGAAAAGATGGACCGCCAGGATTGCTGGGACAACAGGGGCCTCCAGGTCCTTCAGGGTTACCAGGACCAGCAGGGTTGGAGGGGCCTCGAGGACTTTCTGGACCCATTGGCCCACCTGGTCCTCCAGGCCTCCCGGGGCTGCCCGCTCCAATATCTCCAGTGTCTGTGCAGCCTCAAGACCCCCCTCACGTCATCAAACCCTCAGAACCAACTCCAGCTACGGTGCCTACAGAGAAAACCCAGACCTCAGTCTCTCAGGAGGCTCAGGTCCCATCCAAGGTCCCACTTGTGTCCACCAAAAAATCAG GATGTCCAGACGGCTACTTGAGGTTCAGGAACAGCTGCTACTTCTTCTCCTCTGGTTCTCAGAGACTCAACTTTAATGAGGCCAAACTCTTCTGTACCAACATTTCATCCCATATGGTCATTATCAATAATGAGGAGGAGCAG cAATTTGTGAAAACTGTTGTTGCAAAGAGAGGCTATTTCTGGTTGGGACTCACAGACCTGGAAGAGGAAAACGTCTGGAAGTGGGTGGATGGAACAAAACCTGAATACAC CATGTGGAAACCTGGTCAGCCGGATAACTGGACCCATGGTCATGAGAATGGAGAAGACTGTGCCGGCCTCATCCACTTTGCCTACTGGAATGACTTCTACTGCACTGATCGCATCGGCTACATCTGTGAACGACCAGCTGACG ATAAAGGACCGACGGGAGACGCGTACCGGGAGAAGCAACCATCAGCGATGCCTCTCTTCACCACCAACCCTTTTGACCAAGATGTCG AGAAAGCCACCAGTGAGATGAACACGGCTGAGGACTGGGGCCTCATCCTGGACATATGTGATAAGATAGGACAGTCACGCACAGG CCCTAAAGAATGCCTCCGTTCTGTCATGAGAAGAGTGAACCACAAGGATCCCCACGTCGCTATGCAAGCTCTGACC CTTCTCGGCGCTTGTGTCTCAAACTGTGGCAAAATTTTCCACCTGGAGGTTTGCTCCAGGGAGTTCGCCAGTGAAGTCAGTAACGTCCTAAACAAG GGCCACCCGAAGGTGTGCGAGAAGCTGAAGGCCCTGATGGTGGAGTGGGCCGAAGATTTCCGCAACGATCCGCAACTCAGCCTGATTTCAGCCATGATCAAGAATCTGCGCGAGCAGGGCGTCACCTTCCCCATCGTGGGGTCCCAG GCTGCAGAGCAGGCCAAAGCCAGCCCAGCGTTGGTGGCGAAGGATCCCTCCACGTCAACGaacaaaaaagaggaagaagaccTGGCTAAAG CGATCGAGCTGTCGTTGAAGGAGCAGCGTCAGCAGCCGCAGGCGTCCCTCGCCAGCCTGTACCCAAACGCCTCCAGCCTGGTCTCCTCCCACAAGTCTGACGGCAGGAAAGTTCGAGCAATCTACGACTTTGAGGCTGCCGAGGACAACGAGCTCACCTTCAAGTCTGGAGAGATCATCACTATTTTAGATGACAG TGACCCCAACTGGTGGAAAGGTGAAACGTACCAGGGAATCGGATTGTTCCCGTCCAACTTCGTGACTGCAGACCTCAGTGCTGAACCAGAGATGA TGAAAACGGAGAAGAAGTCGGTTCAGTTCAGCGAGGAGATCCAGGTGGAGACCATCGAGCCGGAGCAGGAGCCCGTCTTCATAGATGAG GACAAAATGGACCAGCTGCTGCAGATGATCCAGAGCGCGGATCCAACAGATAACCAGTCGGACAgcgtggagctgctgcagctggaag GTGCTTGTAACCAGATGGGACCTCTCATCGACCAGAAGCTGGAGGACATAGACAG GAAACACTCGGAGCTGTCGGAGCTGAACGTGAAGGTGATGGAAGCTCTGTCCTTGTATGCCAAGCTGATGAATGAAGATCCGGTCTACACCATGTACGCCAAGCTGCAGACCCAGCAGTACtacatgcagcagcagcagcctgccAGTGCCACGCAGCAG GTCTACCCCGGTCAGCCTCCATCCGGGTCCTACGCCATGAGCAGCGGCTACGCCGTTCCTCTGGAGCAGCTTCCCGCCGGAGCGCCCGTCCCCGCCCAGCCCGGCCCGGG TGACGTCCACATGTACATGGGCCAGCCACCCGTCTACACCGCCGCTCCTGGCAGCATGGCGCCGCCGGACGTTCAGACGTACCCGATCCCCGCCGGCGGCTCTGGCCCCGCCCCCGCAGGCATGACGCACGCCGGGAGCTACAGCGGCCCTCCAGCCTCCAGCATAGCGCCCCCCGCAGACATGCCGCAGGGCCCGTACTCGGAGAAGGCCCTGCTATAG